Within the Hevea brasiliensis isolate MT/VB/25A 57/8 chromosome 2, ASM3005281v1, whole genome shotgun sequence genome, the region GAAATGGGGCAATGAAGTCGattgaattcttttttttttttttttttatgtgttttATGGAATGCCTGAGCACACACATTCCCAATTCTTAGACCTTTACATTTATTTCATCTCTTCAATCTCTAACGGGTGCTGTCTCGAAGCAAATAGAAACTTCAGGTGTGAAAAATGACgaggaaaaattattaaaattttagctacaATGGCTGTTAATTTTGTTGCTTGTCTATAATTTTTATGTATAATGGCTCATGTACTTCCCCGTGCAAGTCAGCTCAGAAACCATTCTAGCTGGAAGAGAAGCTTAGCTTGAAGCATGGACCTCAAGTTGACTAATACTCCTTTTAAAGGCTCTGCCAGAGCATCATCTGATGATCAACATTTCTTGCTTAATTTCATCATGAACACTTAGGTCCTGATGTCCACTCTGATAACCCAAGATCCTCTCAGTTCATAAGTTTTTTTCCCTTTAAATTTTCATAGCTATAAGAGATACTCAGAAAACTCTGAAATTGTCAAGGGGATTGTGCTTATTGATGACCCTATTACATCCTCCAAGATGGAGGACGTAGAAAGGTTCGGATACTTATCTGTTCTTGATGATTTGAGAACCTAGAAAGGTTCGGTTTATAGTTTTATACGAGTTATATATAGTTAAATAACAAGAAGATTAATGCTTCATTGTAACACATGCGAAgtaactttgagattgaaaacgAAATATATCAAAACGTTCAGCAAATTATTGATTTATAAGCAGAAGACATCAAGCCATTACTTGGTTTTATCCATAAGAATGGGAGCTGAAAATGGTAAAATTATAGAATTGAAAACCAAATGCCTTGTAATCACTTCTTTTTAGTGGGATAAGAAGCCATTTTATAGATTCCACATATTCCTGCAGGCTTGCCAGTGTTTCTCTTCATTCTTATGTAACCCTTTTCTCCCCATTTAGGTCCCCATGAATTCTTAACAGTTATGTAATCCAATCCTTTGCTTGATCCATATCCAACGGCTGCCACTCCGTGATCTAGCTCAGTTCCACAGTGACCATCAAAAACACCCTATATATAAGATGGTGATGCAACTCTGTCATTATAAAATGGCTATGCATTATGCATTTACATTGGATAATGGAAAATACTTACCCCACTATAAAACTGGAAGTCCCTACCAGAGGCCTCAATGGCCACGCTGAGGGGCTGATTTGCAAGTGCCTTCAATAAGCTTTCTTCACTGTTCTGGGGCACGTCCTTGTACCCACTAATAGTTACCACCGCCGATTCTCCCTGCAACAGAAAAGAGTCTTGAGAACAAGGTCTGTTTAGAAAATATGCTTGGTGGGTCTTGGGCCCATTTGAATTGGCTCCCATTTATATATTGAGGTTTTCTTGGACAAATGATGGGCTTCGATTTCTTACCTTCCTCATCTCACAAGTGCCCTCTTCCATGATATATGGGTAATCTTCCTCCTTGTGGAGTCCACCACTGGAAGCTATGTAGGCAAATGCATAATCCATGAGCCCTCCGTTGCATCCATTGTTATAGGTAGTGTCACAATCGATCAGCTCTTGCTCTGACAGAGATGTCAAATTTCCAGTAACAATCTGATTTATGCCTTCTACTGCGGCTACTGTTGAAAATGCCCAGCAACTGCCTGCATCATGCACGTGAGTATTCACCATTTTCATTCAATAGTAATTACTCAATTCAACCATTGATTCAGTGAGAGATAGAGATAGTAGGAGCTTACCGCATGAACCTTGGTTCTTGACACTAGTAACAGCTCCTTTCCTTCTCCAATCCACAGACTTGGGAATATTCTCAACATCCTTATAAGTGAATTCCTCAGGACAGTCTCTTCTTTTAGACAAGTCAGGCTTCAATCCTAGATACTTATTCTTGAACTCCTCATGGCTCAAATCTGAAAACTCATTGAGTCCAAGCCAGTAGTTTTTAACCTTCTTATTAGTCTCATCAATATGAAGCAAGTTATCTTTGAAAATTTCGAATCTTAGCAACTTCTCTTCAACACTCTCATAAACCTTTTCAAATTTTGACATCCATGATTCGAAAAGATCAATGAGCTTGTCATTGGATGTCAAGTCTTCTTGGGAATAGCCAACGATTGAGAAATCGCGAGCATGTCCCGAGTaggcaaagaaagaagaaacagaGAAGGCAAGAAGGAGCATCAGAGAATATGAAGAAAGAGCCATTTTGGGTTGGATATATATGAAAATGGGAAAAGTAGATTGGAGGAATGGATGATGGAGGGAGTAACTTATATAGATCATGTTTGAGGTGTTGCTTTCaagtaaagttgtttgaatatttgCTGAATACCGATTCTTTAAGGCAAGTTCTTTTAGCTGGCTTTGAATCCAAGTATATATATTGTCATATCATGTGTAACGTCTAATATAATTGTGCTAATATATTCAagttgacatatatatatatatatatatatatatatatatatatcatcatcatcatcagggATACATTTTATTATCGCACATTAATTAGATACAAGAAAAAAGTGCTAAATATAAAGATTTATATAATCTTATCAAAGTTAGTCTTTGTCTTGATATTGGGTCACCCACACATCTTACAAACTTTATGCTTCAGATAGTGATTTTACAAATGCACTCCTTTATATCAATCTAGTGCATTTAGCATAAATAATCCTTATTCCTCTCCAATAAAATCCAACCCTTCTTAAGAAGAAAGAAGTCTTCCATTattattaattaggttaaatttaTCGTGTGGAATTAAGCTTAAATTCTAGAAGCCAAATGCATCATAGTACACGCATATAaactttataaaataaattttacaataTCATTTTCATTCTAAATTATTGAATATAATAAAATTACCCATTTATCATTGACACCATTGAATAAAAACCCAATTTGCAAAAAATAAGTTACATTAAAAcgaaaaaatatttgaaattaaagtcaTATCCATGCATTAATAGATAATAATAAATTTCTTCAGAAAAATGCATAAAGTTTTCATTAAAAACATTGGTTACATCGTTCTAAACTAGCGTTAAAGTTTATATTATGCTATTTTTACAtgacttgaattttggatatatttttataaattaaaattgtgattcGACTTGAAAGTTTTCGCGCTGCGACttgattaaaataaaaagtaaaatctATAGTGGTAGTAGAGGGCAGGGGCCATGAGCCCGAGTCCGAAGCCCACCACTGATCTCTTTAGAGGTGTGGAGGCAACGCTCTCATAGTAcagaccagtataaatattataatattctacccTTATAGTAAAATTATAAGATATTCGGAAAATATATTGAGGTTAGGGTTTGAAAGTTTTGAGTAATTATATCTTACTTTTTTTATTATAGTGAAATTTTTTCTCTTATCTTGCCTGTGAATACAGACTTTATAGTCAAACCACGTAAAtactgtgttattcttcttcttttttcttataCTGTGTGATTGTACGATTGTGTATGTCCCTTAAATTTGTGTGCCTGTTATAACATATCAACATATtagaaaaattgaaatttaatagaGAGGGCCAACAGTTTAAAAGAAAAAAGGCATTCTttattcaatttcaattaattaacgtTGAAGCAAAGAGATTTACGTAAAATGAGAGGTACATTTCAATCAATAACGTGTGAATGAAGATTGCTTTACTATTCTATAAAAAGCAATGCGAGCCATAATTACCAATATGAATCAATATTGGAACAAAGGTTAAATCActcccttaaaaaaaaaaaaaatataaaaataaacaattAACGTCCAACactaataaaattaattgaaCGTAAATATACTACTCAAACCTGAGACCCCTCAGGTAGAATAAATCTCCTTTGCCACCTGAACTAACTCCTTAGGGCAAATAACAACAACAAGATACATATGCTAATTCTCCATCGTTGCTTGAAGAATACTTTGAAAACGAAAATGAGATGGATGACTGCCAAATTACATTAAAAAAGTTCATCAAATTATTGATTAATAAGTAGAAGACATCTTGCACGCCACTACATGGTTTAACTTTTGAAACTTATTAATATATTGTAACAACTTTTACTCATGGAACTGAAAACCAAATGCCTTGCAATCACTAATTTTTAATGGGATG harbors:
- the LOC110669211 gene encoding cysteine protease XCP2, with the protein product MALSSYSLMLLLAFSVSSFFAYSGHARDFSIVGYSQEDLTSNDKLIDLFESWMSKFEKVYESVEEKLLRFEIFKDNLLHIDETNKKVKNYWLGLNEFSDLSHEEFKNKYLGLKPDLSKRRDCPEEFTYKDVENIPKSVDWRRKGAVTSVKNQGSCGSCWAFSTVAAVEGINQIVTGNLTSLSEQELIDCDTTYNNGCNGGLMDYAFAYIASSGGLHKEEDYPYIMEEGTCEMRKGESAVVTISGYKDVPQNSEESLLKALANQPLSVAIEASGRDFQFYSGGVFDGHCGTELDHGVAAVGYGSSKGLDYITVKNSWGPKWGEKGYIRMKRNTGKPAGICGIYKMASYPTKKK